Proteins found in one Bacteroidota bacterium genomic segment:
- the ccsA gene encoding cytochrome c biogenesis protein CcsA, which produces MIGGQVGMVFAALSFTGALQAAIALYKAAQGPELGRKSWRRIGVASWMMHLISVLGIIATLFYLIYTHDYRFHYVWSHSSNELPVEYMISCFWEGQEGSFLLWTFWHAILGTIVLFTAKKWSEIVVSIIAAVNLILASMILGVYVPEWLAKVFFSLALLVPAGYLALRFYRKEDSLGSKGILPLGGVVLALISLLIVWTDKAGFAKDGLKQVLSEGAIGHKAAFLFAILAIGTVVGFVIRHFARTDKQSGDRKEILSLFVLTTLGLVAMMAEFGTWKIGSSPFLSLKDAFPDAPIFQNDANFMPANGKGLNSLLQNYWMVIHPPTLFLGFASTAVPFAFVIAGVMKGKYTEWIRPASVWMIFSVAILGVGIIMGGYWAYETLNFGGYWNWDPVENSSFVPWIFGIAALHGVIAYRKSKAFLGFSMVLIVSVFLMVLYSTFLTRSGILGETSVHTFTDLGLSGQLLVLLLAFVFDISALFTARNKEIPRSVKVIPFKSAEFMLFLGVLALLFAGVVITNFTSVPVLNKILGTKWAPPAHTGFFYYRWTVFFAIGVAILSGIGQFMFWRKIRKASKWNSLLRPYTLAIGVAIVILFGIALFTDWTFSLDDQLTEWKAQADAETSSLAAGMRYIGWAIFVFADEILLFASVFMVLANLDILIGLLMRNKRSRLVTGGSIAHVGFGLMLMGIFFSSGYEQVLTQNSNPNELAALSADSRNDNVLLQKGLARNIKDFQVTYVGKKEAKGPISKLRVIQEESTSFKVRFEDVTGDVFAFVLPKDVFTAADGTINLDVVTSFLNDKLEFLKPSHINERTLYGLKFVPRQRDLVTKQDFLWENDAFTVYPEAEVNPSMGLLAHPSRKIYLDRDVYVHVSTVVKEDEEPKFQFYNFNLTVGDTAQTGRTKLVFDRITSDPIEGTEYELIAKAHIRLVTDIGTVVNATPIYRIDKENRVTIKDHYIDELHTSVAFVGVNTEAGTVNIQVQEQVNPPDDIVVIQAIQKPWINLLWLGTFVLTFGFGMAMWRRIKENRAGRTTKPEEGDEETASEADPMDAESAEKQGDA; this is translated from the coding sequence ATGATCGGTGGACAAGTCGGAATGGTCTTTGCTGCGCTCTCATTTACGGGAGCGCTTCAGGCCGCAATCGCGCTATACAAGGCTGCACAAGGCCCGGAACTAGGCCGTAAAAGTTGGCGACGCATCGGTGTTGCCTCTTGGATGATGCACTTGATCAGTGTGCTCGGCATCATAGCTACACTTTTTTACCTCATTTACACCCACGACTACCGCTTTCACTACGTGTGGAGCCATAGCTCCAACGAGTTGCCGGTGGAATACATGATTTCCTGCTTTTGGGAAGGGCAAGAAGGCAGCTTCCTGCTTTGGACCTTCTGGCACGCGATTTTGGGGACCATTGTGCTTTTTACCGCAAAAAAATGGAGCGAAATCGTCGTTTCCATCATCGCCGCAGTGAATTTGATCCTCGCTTCGATGATTTTGGGCGTCTATGTCCCCGAATGGCTGGCTAAAGTCTTCTTTTCCTTGGCCTTGTTGGTGCCTGCCGGGTACCTCGCGCTGCGATTTTATCGCAAAGAGGACAGCCTTGGCAGCAAGGGCATTTTGCCGCTCGGCGGCGTGGTGCTTGCGCTGATTTCCCTCCTCATCGTTTGGACGGACAAGGCGGGCTTTGCCAAGGATGGCCTCAAGCAGGTTTTGAGCGAAGGCGCAATTGGTCACAAGGCAGCCTTCCTGTTTGCAATTCTCGCCATTGGAACCGTCGTCGGATTTGTCATCCGGCACTTTGCCCGGACCGACAAGCAGTCGGGCGACCGCAAGGAAATCTTGTCCTTGTTTGTTTTGACGACCCTCGGACTCGTTGCGATGATGGCCGAATTTGGAACCTGGAAAATCGGATCGTCGCCCTTTCTTTCCCTCAAGGATGCCTTTCCAGATGCACCTATCTTCCAAAATGATGCGAATTTCATGCCTGCCAACGGCAAAGGCCTGAATTCGCTGCTGCAGAACTATTGGATGGTGATTCACCCTCCCACGCTTTTCTTGGGGTTTGCCTCCACAGCAGTGCCGTTTGCGTTTGTGATCGCCGGCGTTATGAAAGGAAAATACACCGAATGGATCCGCCCGGCATCGGTTTGGATGATCTTTTCCGTCGCCATTTTGGGCGTAGGCATCATCATGGGCGGTTACTGGGCTTACGAAACGCTGAACTTCGGCGGATATTGGAACTGGGACCCCGTGGAAAACTCCAGCTTCGTGCCTTGGATTTTTGGCATTGCTGCATTGCATGGCGTGATTGCCTACCGCAAAAGCAAGGCATTCCTTGGCTTTTCCATGGTGCTGATTGTCTCTGTGTTCCTGATGGTGCTTTACAGTACCTTCCTGACGCGCAGCGGTATCCTCGGCGAAACATCGGTTCACACCTTCACCGACCTCGGCCTCAGCGGTCAATTGCTGGTCTTGTTGCTGGCATTTGTCTTTGACATCAGCGCCTTGTTTACAGCACGCAACAAGGAAATACCGCGTTCTGTGAAGGTGATCCCCTTCAAATCAGCCGAATTCATGCTGTTTTTGGGTGTTTTGGCCTTGCTCTTCGCGGGTGTCGTCATCACCAACTTTACTTCGGTTCCGGTGCTGAACAAGATTCTCGGCACAAAATGGGCTCCCCCGGCGCATACAGGCTTCTTTTACTATCGCTGGACCGTGTTTTTTGCGATTGGCGTGGCGATCCTCTCCGGCATCGGGCAGTTTATGTTCTGGCGCAAGATTCGGAAAGCAAGCAAATGGAATTCGTTGCTGCGACCTTATACCTTGGCCATCGGCGTGGCGATCGTCATTTTGTTTGGCATCGCGCTGTTCACCGATTGGACCTTCTCCCTTGACGACCAACTCACCGAATGGAAAGCGCAAGCAGATGCCGAAACCAGCAGCCTGGCCGCCGGTATGCGCTACATCGGATGGGCCATTTTTGTCTTCGCGGACGAAATCCTGCTGTTTGCCTCGGTGTTCATGGTGCTCGCCAATCTGGACATCCTCATTGGCTTGCTCATGCGCAACAAACGCTCGCGTTTGGTCACGGGTGGCTCGATTGCCCACGTCGGGTTTGGCCTCATGTTGATGGGCATCTTCTTTTCCAGCGGCTATGAACAGGTGTTGACCCAGAATAGCAATCCCAACGAACTCGCAGCCCTTTCTGCCGACTCCCGCAACGACAACGTGCTCTTGCAGAAGGGATTGGCCAGAAATATCAAAGACTTTCAAGTCACGTACGTCGGCAAAAAAGAGGCCAAAGGCCCCATTTCCAAACTGCGGGTCATTCAAGAGGAATCCACTTCGTTTAAGGTTCGCTTTGAGGATGTCACCGGCGATGTTTTTGCCTTTGTTCTTCCCAAGGATGTGTTTACCGCGGCAGACGGGACGATCAACCTCGACGTTGTCACTTCCTTCTTGAATGACAAACTTGAATTCCTCAAGCCTTCGCATATCAACGAGCGCACGTTGTACGGCCTAAAATTCGTGCCGCGTCAGCGGGATTTGGTCACCAAGCAGGATTTTCTCTGGGAAAATGATGCCTTTACGGTTTACCCCGAGGCAGAAGTGAATCCGAGCATGGGATTGTTGGCACACCCTTCGCGCAAAATCTACCTCGACCGCGACGTTTATGTGCACGTTTCGACGGTCGTCAAAGAAGACGAGGAACCGAAATTCCAGTTCTACAACTTCAACCTTACTGTCGGCGACACTGCGCAGACAGGCAGGACCAAGCTGGTATTTGACCGCATCACATCCGACCCGATTGAAGGCACGGAATACGAATTGATCGCGAAGGCGCACATCCGGTTGGTGACGGATATTGGCACGGTGGTGAATGCCACGCCGATTTACCGCATCGACAAGGAAAATCGCGTGACCATCAAGGACCACTACATCGACGAATTGCATACCTCCGTGGCATTTGTCGGGGTCAATACCGAGGCAGGAACGGTCAATATCCAGGTTCAGGAGCAAGTCAATCCGCCGGATGACATCGTGGTGATTCAAGCGATTCAGAAGCCATGGATCAACCTGCTTTGGCTCGGAACCTTTGTGCTGACCTTCGGATTTGGAATGGCGATGTGGCGTCGGATCAAGGAAAACCGCGCTGGCAGGACCACAAAACCGGAGGAAGGTGACGAAGAAACCGCCTCCGAAGCCGACCCGATGGATGCCGAATCCGCTGAAAAACAAGGCGATGCCTAA
- a CDS encoding T9SS type A sorting domain-containing protein, with protein MPFAEDASFDFLPDTACIGTPNPLLPIVTGGSGGTFYGSSASLVIDSMTGAIDLINTTMGLYFISYTVSGQCPDTKHDTLMIHGYPDPFFSFGADQYCMVNGSIVPDTISLPSAGYYSYTGGTTLVIDPNTAQIQLAQSAPGIYYIGHYLLGGCPTQHFDTLEIVAPFTTALFEYADSIHCLADPTFLPIIVAPNSVTFSGSGILINNPANGAINPADNTVGTFVVTAYHSGVCAESWSQTIQLVDSSQVTLTASGDSLLAPGPGSNYQWYLNGVAISGANDSTYFAATSGNYEVRYHRVGDECGTIGSLNYVGVAQANTGFSSSKFFPNPSNGQIKYEIGLQRAGKLEWELRNALGNLVTTGAFEGNARQFAGQFDFSSLPSGTYLLRLKSKEGVVSEKIVLQH; from the coding sequence TTGCCTTTCGCAGAAGATGCAAGCTTCGATTTCCTGCCTGACACGGCCTGCATCGGAACTCCCAACCCACTTCTTCCAATTGTAACAGGTGGGTCTGGCGGCACATTTTACGGGTCGTCGGCTTCCCTTGTCATCGATTCTATGACAGGAGCGATTGACCTCATCAATACCACAATGGGATTGTATTTCATTTCCTACACAGTATCTGGACAATGCCCTGATACAAAACACGACACCCTCATGATCCACGGCTATCCCGACCCCTTCTTTTCCTTTGGGGCGGATCAATATTGTATGGTCAATGGCTCGATTGTTCCAGATACCATCTCCCTGCCATCGGCAGGTTACTATTCCTACACGGGCGGTACGACGTTGGTGATCGATCCCAACACCGCTCAAATTCAACTCGCGCAATCCGCGCCGGGCATTTATTACATCGGGCACTATCTTTTGGGCGGCTGCCCGACGCAACATTTTGATACGCTGGAGATTGTTGCACCATTCACGACGGCCTTGTTTGAATATGCGGATTCGATTCATTGCCTTGCCGACCCAACATTTTTGCCAATCATCGTGGCCCCGAACAGCGTTACCTTTTCCGGTTCCGGAATCCTGATCAACAATCCAGCAAATGGCGCGATCAATCCTGCGGACAATACGGTGGGCACTTTTGTCGTCACAGCATACCATTCGGGTGTTTGTGCAGAATCTTGGAGCCAAACCATTCAATTGGTGGATTCGTCCCAAGTCACCTTGACTGCGAGTGGCGACAGCTTGTTGGCACCCGGCCCGGGAAGCAACTATCAGTGGTATTTGAACGGAGTAGCCATTTCCGGTGCCAATGATTCCACATATTTTGCAGCGACCTCGGGCAATTACGAAGTGCGCTATCACCGCGTCGGCGATGAATGCGGCACGATCGGCAGCCTCAACTACGTTGGCGTCGCCCAAGCAAATACTGGGTTCAGCAGCAGCAAATTCTTCCCCAATCCCTCCAACGGCCAAATCAAGTATGAAATTGGCTTGCAGCGCGCCGGAAAATTGGAATGGGAACTGCGCAATGCCCTTGGTAATCTGGTCACCACTGGCGCTTTCGAAGGAAATGCGCGTCAATTTGCTGGTCAATTCGACTTCAGCAGCTTGCCTTCAGGTACCTACCTCCTTCGCTTGAAGTCAAAAGAAGGCGTAGTCAGCGAGAAAATCGTCCTGCAGCATTGA
- a CDS encoding 2'-5' RNA ligase, producing MNDFQGYEKMPDSIRKLGLDLADTKLLDTVDWVVTEKIHGANFSFVFSGDELKYAKRKELLRWTDDFFGFQIVAERLDQAIMQLFERIRRDHDFHSATVYGELFGGHYPHSAVAPDVRVQAIQTGIYYSPTVEFAAFDIAISPANGEQDRYYLDYNEAVSFFEACGIPYARPLMVGKLNQALFFDTRFNSKVPAMLGLPEFVPNLVEGIVVKPNRNIVVQSSKGTMRPIFKIKNKEFAEEQFHESQAWSYRHEGASASERLLFLVPELRRYLTANRLQSTISKIGGLKNADSQRVKEVKEAFIADAFESFWEDNPELANEFSQADLDWLNARVVAEVDLNWQQLGE from the coding sequence ATGAACGACTTTCAAGGGTATGAAAAGATGCCCGACAGCATCCGCAAACTGGGGCTCGACCTCGCCGACACCAAACTCCTCGACACCGTCGATTGGGTCGTAACCGAAAAAATCCACGGGGCCAATTTCAGTTTCGTCTTCTCGGGCGATGAATTGAAATATGCCAAACGCAAGGAATTGCTACGCTGGACCGATGACTTTTTTGGTTTTCAAATTGTTGCCGAGCGGCTCGATCAGGCGATCATGCAGCTGTTTGAGCGCATTCGCCGCGATCACGACTTTCATTCGGCCACGGTCTACGGCGAATTGTTTGGTGGGCATTATCCGCATTCCGCGGTGGCGCCTGACGTGCGCGTGCAAGCGATTCAAACAGGGATTTATTATTCGCCGACGGTTGAATTTGCTGCTTTTGACATTGCGATCTCCCCCGCAAATGGTGAGCAAGACCGCTATTACCTCGATTACAACGAAGCCGTTTCCTTTTTTGAGGCTTGCGGGATTCCGTACGCCCGGCCACTGATGGTCGGCAAGTTGAATCAGGCGCTGTTTTTTGATACGCGTTTCAATTCCAAAGTGCCCGCCATGCTGGGATTGCCTGAATTCGTGCCCAATTTGGTCGAAGGGATCGTCGTGAAGCCCAACCGTAACATTGTCGTCCAGTCCTCAAAGGGCACGATGCGCCCCATTTTCAAGATCAAAAACAAGGAATTTGCGGAGGAGCAATTTCACGAATCCCAAGCCTGGAGTTACCGCCATGAGGGAGCTTCCGCCTCGGAAAGGCTGCTTTTTTTGGTTCCCGAATTGCGGCGTTACCTGACTGCGAATCGTTTGCAAAGCACGATCTCCAAGATCGGAGGCCTGAAAAATGCAGACTCACAGCGGGTCAAGGAAGTGAAGGAGGCCTTCATCGCCGACGCCTTCGAATCCTTTTGGGAAGACAATCCCGAGCTCGCCAATGAATTTTCGCAAGCAGACCTTGATTGGCTTAATGCGCGTGTTGTCGCGGAGGTGGATTTGAATTGGCAGCAACTCGGGGAATGA
- a CDS encoding DNA gyrase/topoisomerase IV subunit A: MNETENDENEMQDGTMQEVLPVSGLYQNWFLEYASYVILDRAVPYIEDGLKPVQRRILHSMYELDDGRFNKVANVIGYTMQYHPHGDAAIGDAIVNLGQKDLLIETQGNWGNIHTGDGAAAPRYIEARLTKFALEVAFNPKTTYWQLSYDGRKNEPITLPMKFPLVLAQGVEGIAVGLSTKILPHNFRELIEASIAYLKGRSFKLYPDFPTGGMIDVENYNAGKRGGKVRVRAKIDELDKKTLVITDIPYGQTTASVIDSILKANEKGKLKIRKVEDNTAANVEIVVHLPVGVSTNMAIDALYAFTSCEVPISPNCCIIIAEKPVFTDVREVLKLSTERTKELLRRELEIKKGELEDRWHMSSLEKIFIENRIYRDIEEEETWEGVIKAIDSGLDPFKHLLFREVVEEDILRLTEIKIKRISKFDSFKADEAIKKLEEDLAQVKYDLEHLNDFAIAYFEHLLDKYGKGRERRTEIRTFDQIDATQVVIANKKLYVDYEEGFIGIGTSLKSATYVSDCSDMDDMIVFLKTGAMKVLKVADKVFVGKGIIHAGIWKKGDERTTYHLIYTDKKDTRTYAKRFHVQGITRDKEYFLTKSEQPGKVHYFSVMPNGEGETVTVKMKTDNKLRKPVFDFDFAEVGIKGRSAGGNLLTKFPVNKVEFKSKGVSTLGGIDIHYDDVVKRLNTDGQGEYVGNFKGSDKILVLYAEGCYELRTFEVTNRWEGRGKILEMCKLDFETVITAVHQDGETGRTFVKRFHVETSSIDQKFTFINDGEGSKLLFATMKEAPIVEIKFTKKSVDDLVLNLEEFIDVKGWKATGNKLTDEKIKKIDMLSFRAPEKVKAVTAEPADGDDDGDGDDFEGKDPNDIPFEIVDAREEDDDSEEDKSKKKPKGKDKDNDQMSLF; this comes from the coding sequence ATGAACGAAACTGAAAACGACGAAAACGAGATGCAGGATGGCACCATGCAAGAGGTGTTGCCTGTTTCCGGACTCTACCAAAACTGGTTTTTGGAGTACGCCAGTTATGTGATTCTGGATCGCGCGGTTCCGTACATTGAAGACGGACTCAAGCCTGTGCAACGCCGAATCTTGCATTCGATGTACGAATTGGACGACGGACGCTTCAACAAGGTGGCCAATGTGATTGGGTACACGATGCAGTATCACCCGCACGGCGACGCCGCAATCGGGGATGCGATCGTGAACCTCGGCCAAAAAGACCTTCTGATCGAGACCCAGGGAAACTGGGGAAATATCCACACGGGCGACGGCGCAGCTGCACCACGTTACATCGAAGCGCGCCTCACCAAGTTTGCGCTAGAGGTCGCATTCAACCCCAAAACCACCTATTGGCAGTTGAGCTATGATGGCCGCAAAAACGAGCCGATCACGCTGCCGATGAAGTTTCCGCTTGTCTTGGCACAAGGCGTGGAGGGCATTGCAGTCGGTCTGAGCACCAAAATTCTGCCGCACAACTTCCGCGAATTGATCGAGGCAAGCATCGCCTACCTCAAAGGTCGGTCGTTCAAGCTTTATCCCGATTTCCCGACGGGCGGCATGATCGATGTCGAGAATTACAATGCCGGCAAACGCGGGGGTAAAGTCAGGGTTCGCGCCAAAATCGACGAACTCGACAAGAAGACCTTGGTCATCACCGACATTCCCTACGGTCAAACCACGGCTTCGGTGATCGACAGCATCTTGAAAGCCAATGAAAAAGGCAAACTCAAGATTCGCAAGGTCGAGGACAACACCGCAGCCAATGTCGAAATCGTGGTACACCTGCCTGTGGGCGTGAGCACGAACATGGCCATTGATGCACTCTACGCGTTCACCTCCTGCGAGGTGCCGATTTCGCCCAACTGCTGCATCATCATTGCGGAAAAGCCTGTCTTCACGGATGTTCGCGAGGTTTTGAAGCTGAGCACTGAGCGTACCAAGGAACTGCTCCGAAGGGAATTGGAGATCAAAAAAGGCGAATTGGAAGACCGTTGGCACATGTCTTCGCTGGAAAAGATCTTCATTGAAAACCGCATCTACCGCGACATCGAGGAAGAGGAAACCTGGGAAGGCGTGATCAAAGCCATCGATTCCGGCCTTGATCCGTTCAAACACCTACTTTTCCGCGAGGTGGTCGAAGAAGACATTCTGCGCCTGACGGAAATCAAAATCAAGCGAATTTCCAAATTTGACAGCTTCAAGGCCGACGAAGCGATCAAAAAGCTGGAGGAAGACTTGGCGCAAGTCAAGTACGACCTCGAACACCTGAACGACTTTGCGATTGCCTATTTTGAGCACTTGCTCGACAAATACGGCAAAGGCCGCGAACGCCGGACGGAGATCCGCACATTCGATCAAATCGATGCCACACAGGTCGTGATCGCCAACAAAAAACTCTACGTCGACTACGAAGAGGGCTTTATCGGCATCGGGACATCGCTCAAAAGCGCGACGTACGTTAGCGACTGTTCCGACATGGACGACATGATTGTCTTCCTGAAAACGGGTGCGATGAAGGTGCTCAAGGTGGCGGACAAGGTTTTTGTCGGGAAGGGGATCATCCATGCCGGCATTTGGAAAAAAGGTGATGAGCGCACGACCTACCACCTGATTTACACCGACAAAAAGGATACCCGCACGTATGCCAAGCGCTTCCATGTGCAAGGCATCACCCGCGACAAGGAGTATTTTCTCACGAAAAGCGAGCAGCCGGGCAAGGTGCATTACTTTTCAGTGATGCCCAATGGCGAAGGCGAGACCGTGACCGTTAAGATGAAAACCGACAACAAGTTGCGCAAGCCAGTCTTTGACTTTGACTTTGCCGAGGTCGGCATCAAAGGCAGAAGCGCGGGCGGCAACTTGCTGACGAAATTCCCGGTGAACAAAGTCGAATTCAAAAGCAAGGGTGTTTCCACACTTGGCGGCATTGACATTCACTATGACGACGTCGTCAAGCGCCTCAATACCGATGGCCAAGGCGAATATGTCGGCAACTTCAAGGGCTCGGATAAGATTCTGGTGCTGTATGCCGAGGGTTGCTACGAATTGCGGACGTTTGAGGTGACCAATCGCTGGGAAGGACGGGGCAAAATCCTCGAAATGTGCAAACTTGACTTCGAAACGGTGATCACGGCCGTGCATCAAGATGGCGAAACAGGCCGCACATTTGTCAAGCGTTTCCATGTGGAAACGAGCAGCATTGATCAAAAATTCACCTTTATCAACGATGGCGAAGGCTCCAAGTTGTTGTTTGCGACGATGAAAGAAGCGCCGATCGTCGAGATCAAGTTTACCAAAAAGTCCGTGGACGACTTGGTCTTGAACCTCGAGGAATTCATCGACGTGAAGGGTTGGAAGGCAACGGGCAATAAACTCACGGATGAGAAGATCAAAAAGATCGACATGCTGAGTTTCCGCGCGCCGGAAAAAGTCAAAGCGGTCACCGCCGAACCGGCAGACGGCGACGATGACGGCGATGGGGACGACTTTGAAGGCAAAGATCCCAACGATATCCCCTTCGAAATCGTGGATGCCCGCGAGGAGGACGATGACTCGGAGGAGGACAAGTCCAAGAAGAAGCCCAAAGGCAAGGACAAGGACAACGATCAGATGTCGTTGTTTTAA
- a CDS encoding DUF2520 domain-containing protein: protein MKLALIGAGNLAWNLAAVLKDSPYEIVQVFSRHIDSAFKISRDFPAIEAAFAPSQLRQDLDLVIVASSDHGIGEIAEAYCSYKADHTVVAHTAGSIPLDVLAPFGPNTGVFYPLQTFTKGHKADFHEIPVFLEGDEKALSCLLPLAHHLTRRVSILDSAQRLQVHLGAVFASNFANFMWLVAEDTLKGIGQPGLAVYEPLIRECMEKALRYGPASAQTGPARRGDEVTMQKHLQLLAERDPRLEELYREMSAMIAARFHSPE from the coding sequence ATGAAACTTGCCCTGATCGGTGCGGGCAATCTCGCATGGAACCTTGCGGCGGTGCTCAAGGATTCACCGTATGAAATCGTGCAGGTTTTTTCCCGCCACATTGATTCAGCGTTTAAGATTTCGCGGGATTTTCCCGCCATCGAGGCAGCCTTTGCGCCTTCGCAACTGCGTCAAGACTTGGATTTGGTCATCGTGGCGAGCAGCGACCACGGAATCGGAGAAATTGCCGAGGCTTACTGTTCCTACAAAGCAGACCATACCGTTGTGGCGCATACCGCGGGATCGATTCCGCTCGATGTTTTGGCCCCTTTCGGACCGAATACAGGTGTTTTTTATCCCTTGCAGACATTTACCAAGGGTCACAAGGCAGATTTCCATGAAATTCCGGTGTTTTTGGAAGGCGATGAAAAGGCGCTGTCATGTTTACTCCCTTTGGCCCATCATTTGACGCGTCGCGTCAGCATTCTGGATTCGGCGCAGCGGCTTCAAGTGCATTTGGGGGCAGTATTTGCCAGCAACTTTGCCAATTTCATGTGGCTCGTAGCCGAAGACACACTCAAGGGAATCGGCCAACCCGGACTTGCTGTTTATGAACCACTGATCCGCGAATGCATGGAAAAGGCCTTGCGTTACGGGCCCGCAAGCGCACAGACGGGACCGGCGCGGCGTGGGGATGAGGTCACGATGCAAAAACATCTTCAACTGCTTGCGGAACGCGATCCCCGTCTCGAGGAATTGTACCGCGAAATGTCAGCCATGATTGCAGCGAGGTTCCATTCGCCGGAGTGA
- a CDS encoding universal stress protein: MQAPQNLFVAGIDFWNPSLNALGVAARFATQFNGRVLAVHIIEKQHQYPDELAIDSDTLEEDLQNALHNLVQPLSDNGVQVEIEIRRGDMLRQMTQLLHDHEANAVFLGLRKGKVLEDIFIGSNTLHMLKHAEVPVVVVESAPDSASITELVIPWNRSIGLKKAVGFLRSLQSQMNASALLITGVLPGETEDEVHAAANLLADDLLPMGVSDVELEIVECEDLYTGILTQIKMESGENGVVLLEQPDFASAGQFTLGSFVEDVLTRGRMPVVCLPISR; the protein is encoded by the coding sequence ATGCAGGCACCTCAAAACTTATTCGTCGCCGGAATAGACTTCTGGAACCCCTCGCTCAATGCCTTGGGGGTGGCAGCCCGATTTGCCACCCAATTCAATGGGCGCGTGCTTGCAGTTCATATCATTGAGAAGCAACATCAATACCCCGACGAACTTGCCATTGATTCCGACACGTTGGAGGAGGACCTTCAAAATGCACTACACAATCTCGTTCAACCTTTAAGCGACAACGGAGTTCAAGTCGAAATTGAAATTCGGCGCGGGGACATGTTGCGTCAAATGACGCAATTGCTGCACGATCACGAGGCCAATGCCGTTTTTCTCGGCCTTCGCAAAGGCAAGGTATTGGAAGACATCTTCATTGGTTCCAACACCTTACACATGCTCAAACACGCCGAAGTCCCTGTGGTCGTGGTTGAATCAGCTCCCGATTCCGCATCTATTACCGAACTGGTCATTCCGTGGAACCGCAGCATCGGCCTCAAAAAAGCTGTCGGATTTTTGCGTTCCCTTCAGAGTCAAATGAATGCCTCAGCGCTGTTGATTACCGGAGTATTACCTGGAGAAACTGAAGATGAGGTCCATGCTGCTGCTAACCTGCTTGCCGATGACCTCCTGCCCATGGGGGTCTCTGACGTAGAACTAGAAATCGTAGAATGCGAGGATCTTTACACGGGAATCCTCACGCAAATCAAAATGGAATCCGGTGAAAATGGCGTGGTCCTGCTGGAGCAGCCTGATTTTGCCTCTGCCGGACAATTTACCTTGGGGAGTTTCGTCGAAGATGTTTTGACGCGAGGCCGCATGCCTGTTGTTTGCCTGCCGATCAGTCGCTAG